In one Pygocentrus nattereri isolate fPygNat1 chromosome 21, fPygNat1.pri, whole genome shotgun sequence genomic region, the following are encoded:
- the zgc:171566 gene encoding zgc:171566, with the protein MCRPAVVLAVLAACACSLPVPALGSVHLNYRPVIGVLAQENLEGDPHAQGSSYIAASYVKYLESAGARVVPIRINGTEEDYTKIFYAINGLLLPGGDVDLQKSQFSRMAKIFYELAIKANDAGDYFPIWGTCQGFQQLTVLTSNKNLLTLTNTKAVALPLVFSQGAQNTRMFKSFPKDLLLSLSEENITSNFHSWSLSVQNYTRNAKLKRFYKVLTTNTDGRKEFISTMEAYRYPFYAVQWHPEKSPFEWIDKPGMVHSVSAIRASFYTASFFVSEAMKNQHRFPTPQEEEKALIYNYMPVFKGLDSIFMQNYYFD; encoded by the exons ATGTGTCGCCCGGCCGTGGTTTTGGCGGTGCTCGCCGCGTGTGCCTGCAGTTTGCCTGTCCCGGCTTTAGGCAGCGTCCATCTCAATTACAGACCCGTAATCG GTGTTCTGGCCCAAGAGAACTTAGAAGGTGACCCTCATGCCCAAGGATCCTCGTATATAGCAGCTTCTTATGTAAAGTACTTGGAGTCAGCTGGTGCAAGGGTTGTACCAATAAG GATAAATGGCACTGAAGAGGACTATACCAAAATATTCTACGCAATAAACGG GTTGTTACTGCCAGGCGGAGATGTTGACCTTCAGAAGTCCCAGTTCAGCCGCATGGCCAAGATTTTCTATGAACTGGCAATCAAG GCCAACGATGCAGGGGATTATTTTCCAATATGGGGAACGTGTCAAGGCTTTCAACAGCTGACCGTCCTTACTAGCAATAAAAACCTGCTGACCTTAACAAACACTAAGGCTGTGGCCTTGCCACTCGTCTTTTCCCAGG GAGCTCAGAACACTCGGATGTTTAAAAGCTTTCCAAAGGAccttcttctgtctctttcagaGGAGAACATCACATCCAACTTCCATAGCTGGAGCTTGTCTGTACAG AATTATACACGTAATGCCAAACTCAAACGTTTCTACAAAGTTCTGACCACGAACACAGATGGCAGGAAAGAGTTCATTTCTACGATGGAAG CTTACCGATACCCATTCTACGCAGTCCAGTGGCATCCCGAGAAGAGCCCCTTTGAGTGGATAGACAAGCCTGGCATGGTCCACTCTGTCTCTGCCATTAGAGCATCCTTCTACACAGCTAGCTTCTTCGTCTCCGAAG CTATGAAAAATCAGCATCGCTTCCCCACGccacaggaggaggaaaaggctCTTATTTACAACTACATGCCTGTTTTCAAAGGATTGGATTCCATCTTTATGCAGAATTATTACTTTGATTAA